A portion of the Jaculus jaculus isolate mJacJac1 chromosome 5, mJacJac1.mat.Y.cur, whole genome shotgun sequence genome contains these proteins:
- the Lipi gene encoding lipase member I, with translation YAGSDLKTAWIIHGYRPTGSTPTWLQKFQSTLLMEEDMNVIVVDWSQGATTFIYNRAVKNTRVVADILSKSIINLVSHGASLDSFHFIGMSLGAHVSGFVGKKFSGQIGRITGLDPAGPKFSGTPPNSRLDYTDAKFVDIIHSDAEGLGIQEPLGHIDFYPNGGKTQPGCPKTVFSGTEYFKCEHQRAIHLYLAALQTNCNFISFPCGSYKNYKKSLCVNCGTFQKTSCPMLGYKAKLWKESLQSIIKGWPRRTIAFLDTTDKYPFCAYYFVLSIIPVDAAMNSGSITLKMLSQHGVYETANIYEKNKPFAKFQEVKILVTFLSDMAIISSIRLTYFQNAPPYCPKCRYRIYRLTLKSLTYPERPPFCRHNIVLREKQEVILPPESCTENDT, from the exons AAAACTGCTTGGATTATTCATGGATACAGACCAACAGGTTCCACCCCTACATGGCTTCAGAAGTTTCAAAGCACTCTGTTGATGGAAGAAGACATGAATGTAATTGTAGTAGATTGGAGCCAGGGTGCTACAACTTTTATTTACAATCGAGCAGTTAAAAACACCAGAGTGGTTGCTGACATCTTGAGTAAGTCCATTATAAATCTTGTG AGTCATGGAGCATCTCTCgacagttttcattttataggcaTGAGTTTAGGTGCTCATGTGAGTGGCTTTGTTGGAAAAAAATTTAGTGGCCAAATAGGAAGAATAACAG GTCTTGACCCTGCTGGGCCAAAATTTTCTGGAACACCACCAAATAGCAGACTAGATTATACTGATGCAAAGTTTGTGGATATCATTCATTCTGATGCTGAAG GTTTAGGTATTCAAGAACCATTGGGACACATAGATTTTTATCCAAATGGAGGAAAAACACAACCTGGATGTCCTAAAACAGTTTTTTCTG GAACAGAATATTTTAAGTGTGAGCACCAAAGGGCCATTCACTTGTACTTggcagctttgcaaacaaactgcaattTCATTTCATTCCCTTGTGGTTCTTACAAAAATTACAAGAAGAGTTTATGTGTGAACTGTGGAACATTTCAGAAAACCTCATGTCCTATGCTAG GTTACAAAGCTAAGCTATGGAAGGAAAGTTTACAGAGCATAATAAAAGGATGGCCTCGTCGAACCATTGCATTTTTGGACACTACTGACAAATATCCATTCTGTg ccTATTATTTTGTTCTCAGCATAATTCCTGTGGATGCAGCTATGAATAGTGGCTCTATTACACTTAAGATGCTGAGCCAGCATGGAGTGTATGAAACTGCAAACATCTATGA gAAGAACAAACCATTTGCTAAATTTCAAGAAGTTAAGATCCTTGTTACATTTTTAAGTGATATGGCAATCATTTCAAGCATTCGTTTGACGTATTTCCAGAATGCACCTCCCTACTGCCCCAAATGTCGATACAGAATCTACAGGCTCACGTTAAAATcacttacatacccagaaag ACCGCCGTTTTGTAGACATAATATTGTACTCAGAGAGAAGCAGGAGGTAATTCTCCCACCAGAATCATGCACAGAAAATGATACTTAA